The Archangium primigenium genomic interval GGTTGGCCCGCACCACCATCAGCAGGCCGTCCGCCTGGTGCCCCAGGATGGACGCGTCCGCGAAGGGCAGCGTGGGAGGCAGATCCAGGTAGACCTCGTCGAAGTGCTCGCGCACCAGCTTGAGGAACTGCTTCATGCGGGCGCTGGCCAGCGCCTGGGTGGGCTCCTCGGGCGTGGCGCCCGCGGTGATGACCGCCATGCGCGTGGCGTGGAAGCGGCGCACCAGGTCACGCACCTCGCACTCCCCGCTGAGCAGCTCCGCCAGGCCCGGACGGCCGCGGATGCCGAGCACCTGGGCCACCTGCCCCCGGCGCAGGTCCGCGTCGATGAGCAGGATGCGCCGCTCGGGGTTGGCCCGGGCCGCGGCCAGGGCGAGGTTCACCGTCGTCACCGTCTTGCCCTCGCCGGGCATCGCCGACGTCACGCCCACCACCTTCAGGGGGCGCAGCTCGCGCATGCGCTCCAGCCGGTAGTAGAGGCTGCGGTACTGCTCCGCCGCGATCGAGGCCGGGGCCGTGAGCGACACCACCCGGTTGTCCACTGCATTCGGGGAGCCCGCCGTCTCATCCACCCTGGGAAGAAAGTTTCCCGCCCGCTCCATGGTCTTTTCCATCGTGTTCCTCCCGGATTCCGTGTTGTTCATCGTCAGACCCCTTTAGTTCAGCGTCGAATCCGACGAAGAGGGAGGCACCACGTTGCGGCCCCCCGTGGCGGGCATCAGCACCCGCTTCTCGACCTTGGCACTCTGCATGTTCGGGACCACCGCCAGGACAGGCAGGGGCAGCCGGTCACGCAACTCCTGGGTGTCGCGGATGCTGTCGTCGCGCATCTCGAGCACCACTCCGGTGAGCACGCCCAGGCCCAGGGCGATGAGCAGGCAGATGAGCAGGCCACCCACCCGGTCCGGCTTGGCCGCCAGCGCCGGGACGGAGGCCGGCGAGACGACGTGGAAGAGATCCTCGGCCCCGCGCAGCTCCAGCTCCTGGGCCAGCTCGGCCTCGATGCGGCGCGACACCACGCTCTGGTACTTGGTCCGGGCGATCTCGTAGTCGCGCTGCAGCACCCCCAGCTCGTGGGCCCACTTCGGGGTGCGGTCCAGGCGCTCCTGGTAGCTCTTGGCCTGCTGGTGCAGGGCCTCGATGTCCTTCTGGATGGCGCCGATGAGGCCGGTGACGCGGGTGCGCTCCTGGCGCTCGGCGAACTGGCGACCCTCGGCGTCCTTGCGCTTGCCGCTCATGGCGTTGAGCTCCTGGTCCAGGCGCTTGACCTCGGGGTGGTCTCCCGTCCACGAGGAGCGGGCGGCCACCAGGTCCTGGGTGAGCGTGGTCTCGGCGGCCTCGAGGCGACCGGCCTCGCTGTCCGCGGCGTTGCGCGCCCGGGCC includes:
- a CDS encoding CpsD/CapB family tyrosine-protein kinase; translation: MEKTMERAGNFLPRVDETAGSPNAVDNRVVSLTAPASIAAEQYRSLYYRLERMRELRPLKVVGVTSAMPGEGKTVTTVNLALAAARANPERRILLIDADLRRGQVAQVLGIRGRPGLAELLSGECEVRDLVRRFHATRMAVITAGATPEEPTQALASARMKQFLKLVREHFDEVYLDLPPTLPFADASILGHQADGLLMVVRANQSQAKTVNQAVEQLGGAPVLGCVLNGAEQSATPYLKDYYQK
- a CDS encoding GumC family protein, giving the protein MERGMTADQVLKALWRRKVLVGAIVLAVFAIGSAIVLLQPNMYEASAVVRVQPQRPGEEMVQRTVSELIEQRLLTVRQELMSRPVLQKAIEEMNLYPDIVSEKGIEAAVVAMRKDLTVRVEGETSFELTYTNRDPELAAKVANRLPQLFAEETLKSRQAQAQRATKLFSDEIGSLSESVTGWEKKIAAFKVAHIGELPEQLEMNMRGLERVGALLQTKSEELRVAEARRSDLARARNAADSEAGRLEAAETTLTQDLVAARSSWTGDHPEVKRLDQELNAMSGKRKDAEGRQFAERQERTRVTGLIGAIQKDIEALHQQAKSYQERLDRTPKWAHELGVLQRDYEIARTKYQSVVSRRIEAELAQELELRGAEDLFHVVSPASVPALAAKPDRVGGLLICLLIALGLGVLTGVVLEMRDDSIRDTQELRDRLPLPVLAVVPNMQSAKVEKRVLMPATGGRNVVPPSSSDSTLN